One segment of Canis lupus familiaris isolate Mischka breed German Shepherd unplaced genomic scaffold, alternate assembly UU_Cfam_GSD_1.0 chrUn_S2159H2359, whole genome shotgun sequence DNA contains the following:
- the LOC119878967 gene encoding GTP:AMP phosphotransferase AK3, mitochondrial-like gives MGASARLLRAVIMGAPGSGKGTVSSRITKHFALKHLSSGDLLRDNMLRGTEIGVLAKTFIDQGKLIPDGVMTRLALHELKNLTQYSWLLDGFPRTLPQAEALDGAYQIDTVINLNVPFEVIKQRLTARWIHPASGRVYNIEFNPPKAVGIDDLTGEPLIQRDDDKPETVVKRLKAYEVQTQPVLEYYRKKGVLETFSGTETNKIWPHVYAFLQTKVPQINQKASVTP, from the coding sequence ATGGGGGCGTCCGCGCGGCTGCTGCGCGCCGTGATCATGGGGGCGCCGGGCTCCGGCAAGGGCACCGTGTCGTCGCGCATCACCAAGCACTTCGCGCTGAAGCACCTCTCCAGCGGGGACCTGCTCCGGGACAACATGCTTCGGGGCACAGAAATTGGTGTGTTAGCCAAGACTTTCATTGACCAAGGGAAGCTCATCCCGGATGGTGTCATGACTCGGCTGGCCCTTCATGAGCTGAAAAACCTCACCCAATATAGCTGGCTATTGGATGGTTTTCCAAGGACACTTCCACAGGCAGAAGCCCTGGACGGAGCTTATCAGATAGACACAGTGATTAATCTGAACGTGCCCTTTGAAGTCATTAAGCAGCGTCTCACCGCGCGCTGGATTCATCCGGCCAGCGGCCGAGTCTACAACATCGAATTCAACCCTCCCAAAGCCGTGGGCATTGATGACCTGACAGGGGAGCCTCTCATTCAGCGGGATGATGACAAGCCAGAGACGGTTGTCAAGAGACTCAAGGCTTATGAAGTCCAAACACAGCCGGTCCTGGAATATTACCGGAAAAAGGGAGTATTGGAAACCTTCTCTGGAACAGAAACCAACAAGATCTGGCCCCATGTGTATGCTTTCCTACAAACAAAAGTTCCACAAATAAACCAGAAAGCATCGGTTACTCCATGA